One genomic region from Syntrophales bacterium encodes:
- a CDS encoding UpxY family transcription antiterminator, with amino-acid sequence MAWYAIYTKSRYENRVFQGLQQRNVESFLPKIEVWSRRKDRKKKIHVPMFSGYLFVDLPDTSAETRLPVLKTPGVVRILGKPAGQEPTAIPDSQIEAIMRLVHSRVEILSCLYPRVGERARIMNGPFAGIEGVVQQTDYKKNLFVVSIDLLQRSVAIKLESFQVERI; translated from the coding sequence GTGGCCTGGTATGCCATCTATACAAAAAGCCGCTACGAAAACAGGGTGTTCCAAGGCCTCCAACAGCGTAACGTTGAATCGTTTCTGCCGAAAATAGAAGTGTGGAGCCGCAGGAAGGACCGGAAAAAGAAGATCCACGTGCCCATGTTCAGCGGCTATCTCTTCGTGGATCTGCCGGATACGAGTGCCGAGACCCGCCTGCCCGTTCTCAAAACCCCGGGCGTGGTGAGAATACTGGGGAAACCTGCAGGACAGGAACCCACGGCCATTCCCGACAGCCAGATCGAAGCCATCATGCGCCTGGTGCATTCCAGGGTGGAGATACTGTCTTGCCTCTACCCCCGTGTGGGCGAGCGGGCGCGGATCATGAACGGGCCTTTCGCGGGCATCGAGGGTGTGGTCCAGCAGACAGACTATAAAAAAAACCTTTTTGTGGTCTCCATCGATCTTCTGCAGCGCTCAGTGGCCATCAAGCTCGAAAGCTTCCAGGTTGAGCGTATCTGA
- the ribD gene encoding bifunctional diaminohydroxyphosphoribosylaminopyrimidine deaminase/5-amino-6-(5-phosphoribosylamino)uracil reductase RibD, which translates to MATGSDIRHMKRALALARRGIGRVSPNPMVGAVIVKKGRVIAEGYHRTFGGRHAEIEAIEKTDASPRGADIYVTLEPCSHFGKTPPCTDRLIEIQPARVIIGTRDPNPLVAGKGIAALEAAGIPTVTGVLEKECRRLNEVFFTFMERGTPFVTLKYAQTLDGRIAAISGDSRWISSPESRRFAHRLRSRHDVILVGAGTVLADDPELTVRLVRGRTPLRVVVDSMLTIPLESRILKDQDTARTIVLTSSRRDLRKQELFRGAGIETIVIEEEKEGLLDMKEAFRELGKRGLSSVLVEGGAGIITSCLRQGCADRVVVITAPRILGRGIDAVGDLGKTAVDQSVGLKIERIMRRDSDIIIDARPKY; encoded by the coding sequence ATGGCAACCGGCAGCGACATCCGACACATGAAGCGCGCCCTGGCCCTGGCCCGGAGAGGAATCGGCCGGGTCAGTCCCAACCCCATGGTGGGGGCAGTCATCGTAAAGAAGGGACGTGTCATCGCCGAAGGATACCACCGAACATTCGGCGGCAGGCACGCCGAGATTGAAGCCATTGAAAAAACTGATGCTTCTCCCCGGGGCGCCGATATTTATGTGACCCTCGAGCCCTGCAGCCACTTCGGGAAAACGCCTCCCTGCACGGACCGGCTTATCGAGATTCAGCCCGCCCGGGTTATCATCGGGACCAGGGATCCCAACCCCCTGGTCGCGGGAAAGGGCATCGCCGCCCTTGAGGCAGCGGGGATACCGACGGTAACGGGTGTCCTGGAAAAGGAATGCCGCCGGCTCAACGAGGTGTTTTTCACCTTCATGGAACGGGGCACACCCTTTGTGACGCTCAAGTACGCCCAGACCCTGGACGGCAGGATCGCCGCGATATCCGGTGACTCCAGGTGGATCAGCTCCCCGGAATCACGGAGATTCGCCCATCGCTTAAGAAGCCGGCACGATGTCATTCTCGTGGGGGCAGGAACGGTTCTCGCCGATGACCCGGAACTGACCGTTCGCCTGGTTCGCGGCCGCACCCCTCTGCGGGTGGTGGTGGACTCGATGTTGACTATCCCCCTGGAATCCCGGATACTCAAGGACCAGGATACGGCCCGGACCATTGTCCTTACGTCGTCCCGCCGTGACCTGCGGAAGCAGGAACTGTTTCGGGGCGCGGGCATCGAGACCATCGTCATCGAAGAGGAAAAAGAGGGCTTACTCGACATGAAAGAGGCCTTCAGGGAGTTGGGGAAGCGAGGCCTGTCATCGGTCCTCGTCGAGGGCGGTGCCGGGATCATTACCTCCTGCCTCAGGCAGGGCTGTGCCGACCGTGTCGTTGTAATAACAGCGCCGCGGATCCTGGGCCGGGGCATCGATGCCGTAGGGGACCTGGGGAAAACCGCCGTCGATCAGTCCGTCGGATTGAAGATTGAGCGGATTATGCGCAGAGACAGTGATATTATTATCGACGCCCGACCGAAGTATTGA
- a CDS encoding FkbM family methyltransferase, which translates to MKARFMWRAMRTRYRDEVAELSAIRECLRPGDTVCDIGANKGGFIYWMSRWTGASGRVVAFEPQAELATYLRAVCKRLALSNVSVEAKAVGDKTGETTLYILGRTGVSPGASVGARLTEREECRSLSVPVVALDDYFGVNDRVKVLKIDVEGAERRVFEGAGRILEEQSPLLVFECENRHLESGDVWDVFRCLLDRGYAGEFVCGRKLRPLSEFDPSVHQRESGDRFWDRRDYCNNFVFR; encoded by the coding sequence ATGAAAGCGCGATTCATGTGGCGTGCCATGAGAACGCGGTACCGGGACGAGGTGGCCGAACTGTCGGCCATCAGGGAGTGTCTCCGTCCGGGAGACACGGTCTGTGACATCGGCGCGAACAAGGGGGGATTCATCTACTGGATGTCTCGCTGGACAGGCGCTTCCGGTCGCGTGGTGGCCTTTGAACCCCAGGCAGAACTGGCAACGTACCTGCGCGCGGTGTGCAAGCGATTAGCCCTCTCCAATGTAAGTGTCGAGGCGAAAGCGGTAGGTGACAAGACGGGAGAGACCACACTTTACATACTTGGAAGGACAGGAGTTTCACCCGGCGCCTCGGTCGGCGCCCGCCTGACCGAACGCGAAGAGTGCCGGTCCCTTTCGGTCCCTGTCGTTGCCCTCGATGATTACTTCGGCGTCAATGATCGCGTCAAAGTACTAAAAATCGATGTTGAGGGGGCGGAGCGGCGGGTTTTCGAGGGAGCCGGACGAATCCTGGAGGAGCAGTCCCCTCTTTTGGTTTTCGAGTGTGAGAACAGACATCTGGAATCAGGTGATGTGTGGGATGTTTTTCGTTGTCTCCTCGACAGGGGCTACGCCGGTGAATTCGTCTGCGGACGAAAACTTCGACCCCTCTCGGAGTTCGATCCGTCCGTCCATCAGAGGGAGTCAGGCGATCGTTTCTGGGACAGAAGGGACTATTGCAATAATTTTGTTTTCAGATGA
- a CDS encoding FkbM family methyltransferase — protein sequence MNVSNRIARLFGYELINRKRQVTPDSHIIQLISLCRVDLVLDVGANTGAFAKKLRQEGYRSEIHSFEPVHQTFEILRKESRNDDLWHVYKLALGNSPGRQSINITASSDFASFLDPGSLGKELYKEVDLSGKETVDVSTVDDFLAAHIGDVSKKRIFLKMDTQGYDLKVFDGARRSVPHIVCMMSELSMIPIYAGMPHYHQALRHYEDHGFAITGLFPVSRKEDMSLIEVDCTLINTSEGTQ from the coding sequence ATGAATGTATCGAACAGAATAGCACGCCTGTTCGGGTACGAACTCATTAACCGCAAACGGCAGGTCACCCCGGACTCACATATCATCCAGCTGATATCACTCTGCCGGGTAGACCTGGTGCTGGATGTGGGAGCGAATACCGGAGCATTCGCGAAAAAGCTGCGGCAGGAAGGATACCGCTCTGAAATTCACTCCTTCGAACCGGTACACCAAACATTTGAAATACTACGGAAAGAGAGCCGCAATGACGATTTGTGGCACGTTTACAAACTTGCCCTGGGGAATTCCCCGGGCAGACAATCCATCAACATAACCGCCTCGTCGGACTTCGCGTCCTTTCTCGATCCCGGTTCGCTTGGAAAAGAACTCTACAAAGAAGTTGACCTGTCGGGAAAAGAAACGGTGGACGTCAGTACCGTAGACGATTTCCTGGCCGCTCACATCGGGGATGTTTCAAAAAAGCGCATTTTCTTGAAAATGGACACCCAGGGGTATGATCTCAAGGTTTTTGACGGTGCCCGGCGCTCTGTACCCCACATTGTCTGCATGATGTCGGAACTGTCCATGATCCCCATCTATGCGGGAATGCCTCATTATCATCAAGCGTTACGGCATTACGAGGATCATGGATTTGCGATTACGGGACTCTTTCCCGTGAGCAGGAAAGAAGACATGTCGCTCATCGAAGTGGACTGCACACTGATTAATACCTCTGAAGGGACGCAATGA
- a CDS encoding O-antigen ligase family protein, with translation MLPRAKQYLTINPVSVAGVLVILLVFAMMVSTAATVIMEVLLLLCVIGFRELRRKTFATLKQPMVVMALVLYFMITLGIIYSVAPLPESVDSWARWRKLFLVPVVAAVYTDPLWKQRFISFFICLSALAALLSCGGFLLGMGTKYGPGILVQNWATQGMLFSVALFACLVLLRFPLSSVFVNTPFLIISAAVLSLNIVLITHGRSGYLTLIVLIMAFIFFGAPKKTKLLFMLPAPVLIVSLLLISPVAHDRVFDGIDELKTYEQAPMPTNMGYRVIAWKNTITLLKRCEHPFFGYGTGGFETAYAGLMNEKQIEGKRRWQDEPIHDPHNQYLIILVDYGLAGLGLFLLFIGAFFIQPINRPYYLLGIGVVLAWCATSLFNGHFGTAIEGRFLLVWCSAMLSADRGLRMKVMEETVDTV, from the coding sequence TTGTTACCCCGGGCAAAACAATACCTGACCATCAACCCGGTTTCTGTGGCGGGAGTACTTGTCATTCTCCTGGTGTTTGCCATGATGGTTTCCACGGCCGCCACAGTGATTATGGAGGTCCTCCTTCTCCTGTGTGTTATCGGCTTCAGGGAATTGCGCCGTAAAACCTTCGCGACGCTGAAACAGCCCATGGTGGTCATGGCTCTCGTTCTTTATTTCATGATCACTCTGGGAATCATTTACAGCGTCGCCCCTCTCCCGGAAAGTGTCGACTCGTGGGCACGCTGGAGAAAACTGTTTCTCGTACCCGTAGTCGCCGCCGTATATACCGACCCGTTGTGGAAACAACGGTTTATCTCCTTTTTCATCTGCCTTTCCGCGCTGGCCGCGCTTCTGTCCTGCGGCGGTTTTCTCCTGGGAATGGGCACTAAATACGGCCCCGGCATACTGGTCCAGAACTGGGCGACCCAGGGGATGCTTTTCTCTGTCGCGCTGTTCGCGTGCCTTGTTCTTCTGCGGTTTCCCCTCTCCTCTGTCTTTGTCAACACCCCGTTTCTGATCATTTCAGCGGCCGTTCTGTCGCTGAACATCGTCCTGATAACCCATGGCAGGAGCGGCTATCTTACTCTCATCGTGCTGATCATGGCTTTTATTTTTTTTGGCGCCCCCAAAAAAACAAAACTCCTCTTCATGCTGCCGGCACCTGTATTGATCGTCTCTTTGCTCCTGATATCACCTGTTGCCCACGACAGAGTGTTCGACGGTATCGATGAGCTGAAAACCTACGAACAGGCCCCGATGCCGACAAACATGGGGTATCGGGTTATAGCATGGAAAAATACGATCACTCTGTTGAAACGATGTGAGCATCCTTTTTTCGGCTATGGCACCGGGGGATTTGAAACAGCCTATGCCGGACTGATGAATGAGAAGCAGATAGAGGGCAAGAGAAGGTGGCAGGACGAACCGATTCATGATCCCCACAACCAGTATTTGATCATTCTGGTTGACTATGGTCTGGCAGGTCTCGGGCTGTTTTTACTTTTTATCGGAGCTTTTTTTATCCAGCCCATCAACAGACCCTATTATCTCCTGGGGATCGGCGTTGTGCTTGCCTGGTGCGCTACGAGCCTCTTCAACGGACATTTCGGAACCGCGATAGAAGGACGGTTCCTGTTAGTCTGGTGCAGCGCCATGCTCTCGGCCGACAGGGGACTGAGGATGAAAGTGATGGAAGAAACGGTGGACACGGTATGA
- a CDS encoding glycosyltransferase family 25 protein, whose product MIEAETGNGIYVLHVKKGYEDREKSIIRQFSALKLPFEWILDHDRDELTPEIIERFKCHSLLSGAEISCALKHIVAWNRIADGTGRGAFIFEDDVLLDIKNFKIRAEEALAEFYERWGECGYISLGNGCALYVPWTKLEKKTRLYRADYVRAADSYWITRETARKKLEWVLKHGIPLPADHLIDRIATELDIPILWLEPTIANQGSHTGLFPSSIQNLERGRLLDAIGWKVKIIRRKYLYPLLGIDMRKAD is encoded by the coding sequence ATGATTGAGGCAGAAACAGGAAACGGCATCTATGTTCTTCACGTGAAAAAAGGATACGAGGACAGGGAAAAAAGTATTATCCGTCAGTTTTCAGCGTTGAAACTGCCCTTCGAGTGGATCCTCGATCACGACAGGGATGAGCTTACACCGGAGATAATTGAACGATTCAAGTGCCACAGCCTGCTGAGCGGCGCGGAAATTTCCTGTGCCCTGAAACATATCGTTGCATGGAACCGGATCGCGGATGGAACCGGGAGAGGAGCCTTCATATTTGAGGATGACGTTCTCCTGGACATTAAAAATTTCAAGATCCGGGCTGAAGAAGCCCTTGCGGAATTCTATGAACGATGGGGAGAGTGCGGGTATATCAGTCTTGGAAACGGGTGTGCCCTCTACGTTCCGTGGACGAAACTGGAGAAAAAAACGCGGCTCTACCGGGCTGACTATGTCAGGGCCGCGGACTCATACTGGATCACTCGGGAGACGGCGCGGAAGAAACTGGAATGGGTACTTAAACACGGGATTCCCCTGCCGGCGGATCACCTGATCGACCGAATCGCCACCGAACTCGATATCCCTATTCTCTGGCTGGAACCGACCATTGCCAATCAAGGATCCCATACGGGCCTTTTCCCGTCCAGCATCCAGAACCTGGAGCGGGGACGTCTCCTTGACGCCATCGGATGGAAGGTAAAAATTATCAGGAGAAAATATCTCTACCCTCTCCTGGGAATAGACATGCGGAAGGCTGATTAA
- a CDS encoding lysophospholipid acyltransferase family protein: MSGTGSNPKELWADLILRSAQAVPSRMRRFVFAELSELSYHFLSRRRSVALKNLESAFPEKSKAERVAIVKRVFRNLGIVASEFFDLPRLTERNIADVVRVEGREHCRKALEKGKGVLLFGAHLGNWELEAVAFSLLLKPLTVIYRPLDSAVLDTLVFKIRSCTGNTPVSKTRSMRTMLRSLKNNEILGILIDQNVDWYEGPFVDFFGRPACTSEGVALLALHTGAPVIPAYMVREPDNRYRLVIGEEIDIVRTGDRTDDIRANTQRFTTIIEHSIRRYPDQWLWVHQRWKTTLSRVPKNR, translated from the coding sequence ATGAGCGGAACGGGAAGCAATCCGAAAGAGCTCTGGGCCGATCTTATCCTGCGGAGCGCGCAGGCGGTTCCATCCCGTATGCGAAGGTTTGTGTTCGCGGAACTGTCGGAACTGTCCTATCATTTCCTGTCCCGGCGACGGTCTGTGGCGCTTAAAAACCTGGAGTCGGCCTTCCCCGAAAAATCCAAGGCCGAGCGTGTTGCCATCGTCAAGAGAGTCTTTCGGAATCTGGGAATTGTAGCATCGGAATTTTTCGATCTTCCCCGCCTCACAGAGCGGAACATTGCGGATGTGGTACGTGTGGAGGGCAGGGAACATTGCAGGAAGGCCCTCGAAAAGGGCAAGGGCGTGTTACTGTTCGGTGCCCATTTAGGTAATTGGGAACTCGAAGCGGTGGCCTTCTCGCTGCTGTTGAAACCCCTCACCGTAATCTACCGTCCTCTGGACAGCGCCGTGCTGGATACCCTGGTTTTCAAAATACGGTCCTGCACGGGCAACACACCGGTTTCAAAAACCCGCTCTATGAGGACCATGCTTCGAAGCTTGAAAAATAACGAAATCCTGGGAATCCTGATCGACCAGAACGTGGATTGGTACGAAGGACCTTTCGTGGACTTTTTCGGCCGGCCGGCCTGTACATCGGAAGGCGTTGCCCTGCTTGCCCTTCACACCGGCGCCCCCGTAATCCCCGCCTATATGGTGCGTGAACCGGACAACCGTTACCGACTTGTGATAGGCGAGGAGATCGACATTGTCCGAACCGGCGACAGGACTGATGACATCCGCGCGAACACGCAGCGATTTACAACGATCATCGAACATTCGATACGGCGGTATCCCGACCAGTGGCTCTGGGTCCACCAGCGATGGAAGACCACGCTTTCCCGGGTTCCGAAGAATCGGTGA
- a CDS encoding glycosyltransferase family 4 protein codes for MKIAVLIKNFVLSGGAERYAVEVARRLRDRGHDIDLYARNVDTSLTAGMTHVQVPDRHTYRTVANSLSYARETARLLEGRNYDAIHSHERAYSQDVLTVHTFCYRSGFTGGTAFLKRLFTLYLSPRSRLYEWLEKKQMASPRLVAVSEVIRHDIQARYGRTEGVRVITPGVDFTWFHPDGIAALRSREKRGPSTGELTVLFVGGEFRRKGLDKLIPAIGEGMKLIVVGRGERLDYHRRLAISCGTGSRVEFVGHVDDDVRGYYAGADVVVLPSRREAFGMSILEGMACGLPVIASPVAGVAGLINDGENGFLAGETDELKAALNLLRDETLRKKMGDRARKTAESCSWDRITDSYEEVFLGLSGSRGAQNR; via the coding sequence TTGAAAATAGCAGTGTTAATTAAAAATTTCGTCCTGTCAGGAGGGGCTGAACGGTACGCTGTCGAAGTTGCCCGCCGCCTGAGGGATCGCGGACACGACATAGATCTCTACGCCCGAAACGTGGATACCTCACTCACGGCCGGAATGACGCACGTTCAGGTACCGGACCGGCATACCTACAGGACCGTGGCCAACTCTCTCTCCTATGCCCGGGAGACAGCCCGGCTGCTCGAGGGCAGGAACTATGATGCCATCCACTCCCATGAGCGGGCATACAGCCAGGATGTTCTCACGGTTCACACGTTCTGTTACCGGTCGGGCTTCACCGGGGGAACCGCGTTCCTGAAAAGACTTTTCACATTGTATCTGAGCCCCCGAAGCCGGCTGTATGAATGGCTGGAAAAAAAACAGATGGCGTCGCCCCGACTTGTGGCTGTGTCGGAGGTGATCCGGCACGACATTCAGGCCCGCTACGGGCGCACGGAAGGGGTGCGGGTTATTACGCCGGGGGTTGATTTTACCTGGTTTCATCCGGACGGAATCGCCGCACTTCGGTCACGGGAAAAACGAGGCCCATCGACGGGTGAACTGACTGTGCTGTTTGTGGGAGGAGAATTCCGGCGCAAGGGGTTGGATAAGCTGATTCCCGCTATCGGCGAAGGAATGAAATTAATTGTCGTGGGTCGCGGGGAACGTCTCGACTATCACCGAAGGCTTGCGATCTCCTGTGGAACAGGGAGTCGTGTCGAGTTCGTCGGCCATGTCGATGATGACGTGAGGGGATACTACGCCGGGGCGGATGTGGTAGTACTGCCGTCACGCAGGGAGGCCTTCGGCATGAGCATACTTGAAGGAATGGCATGCGGTCTTCCGGTTATCGCAAGTCCCGTCGCCGGCGTGGCGGGCCTGATCAATGACGGAGAAAACGGGTTCCTGGCGGGAGAAACGGATGAGCTGAAAGCGGCTCTGAATCTTTTACGGGATGAAACGCTTCGAAAAAAGATGGGAGACCGGGCGCGAAAGACCGCCGAGTCCTGTTCCTGGGACCGGATAACCGACAGCTATGAAGAGGTGTTCCTGGGGCTGTCAGGCTCTCGCGGAGCGCAAAATCGATGA
- a CDS encoding glycosyltransferase family 2 protein, with the protein MITKNEEAAIGACLDSVAWADEIIVLDSGSTDNTVRICRERGARVFETDWPGFGPQKNRALEKATGEWILSIDADERISPQLREEMVRSMADPNAPEAFEMPRLSYFCGRTIRHSGWWPDYITRLVRTGRARFSNDLVHERLIVEGTTGRLENPILHDAFESLEDVIDTMNRYTTAGAEMMRRSGEGSTLSRAVSHGLWAFFYSWIGRGGFLDGREGFLVALYNAEHTFYRYAKRLYLEDEETT; encoded by the coding sequence GTGATCACAAAAAACGAGGAGGCTGCCATCGGCGCCTGTCTCGATTCAGTCGCCTGGGCCGATGAGATCATCGTCCTGGATTCGGGCAGTACCGACAACACGGTGCGAATCTGCCGCGAACGGGGCGCCCGGGTTTTTGAAACGGACTGGCCCGGGTTCGGCCCGCAGAAAAACCGCGCCCTCGAGAAGGCAACCGGCGAATGGATTCTGTCCATTGATGCCGACGAGCGGATTTCTCCCCAATTGCGGGAAGAAATGGTACGGTCCATGGCGGATCCGAACGCTCCGGAAGCCTTTGAAATGCCCCGCCTGTCATATTTCTGCGGTCGGACTATCCGACACAGCGGCTGGTGGCCCGACTACATAACCCGCCTGGTCAGAACCGGGCGCGCCCGGTTCAGCAACGACCTTGTTCACGAACGCCTTATCGTGGAGGGAACCACGGGACGGCTTGAAAACCCCATACTTCACGATGCCTTCGAATCGCTCGAGGATGTCATCGACACGATGAACCGCTACACAACGGCGGGTGCTGAAATGATGCGCCGGAGTGGGGAAGGTTCCACACTTTCCAGAGCCGTCTCCCATGGTCTCTGGGCGTTTTTCTACAGTTGGATCGGACGGGGAGGATTTCTGGACGGACGGGAAGGGTTCCTTGTGGCCCTGTACAACGCAGAACACACCTTTTATCGCTATGCCAAGCGTCTATACCTCGAGGACGAAGAAACCACCTGA
- the gltA gene encoding NADPH-dependent glutamate synthase, producing MTENKEPKKEKKERVPRQPMPEQDPKVRVTNFEEVPLGYTEEQAVAEAKRCIMCKKPTCVGGCPVEIDIPAFIHLIAEGDFIGAARKLKEKNCLPAVCGRVCPQEDQCEKLCILGKKFEPVAIGRLERFAADYERSSGIVDIPAPAAPTGKRVAVVGAGPAGLTIAGDLVQLGHEVTIFEALHKAGGVLVYGIPEFRLPKAIVDAEVDYLRKLGVKLVTDAVIGRLKTIDDLFDEGFHAVFLGVGAGAPVFMNIPGENLNGIYSANEYLTRSNLMKAYRFPEYDTPIAGGKNVAVIGGGNVAMDSVRTALRLGADNAYIIYRRTEKEMPARQEEIHHAHEEGVQFKLLHNPVEYIGDEHGWVKQIRCIRMELGEPDASGRRRPIPIEGSEFEIDVDTVVVAIGTNANPIIPQTTPGLETNKWGYIVTKDESGLTSREGVYAGGDIVTGGATVILAMGAARTASRAINEYLSGA from the coding sequence ATGACGGAAAATAAGGAACCGAAAAAAGAGAAGAAAGAACGGGTGCCCCGGCAGCCCATGCCGGAGCAGGACCCGAAAGTGAGAGTAACGAACTTCGAGGAAGTTCCCCTGGGATACACGGAGGAACAGGCCGTGGCCGAGGCCAAGCGGTGCATCATGTGCAAGAAACCCACCTGTGTCGGCGGCTGCCCCGTTGAAATCGACATACCGGCCTTCATACACCTCATCGCCGAAGGGGATTTTATTGGAGCCGCCAGGAAGCTGAAGGAAAAGAACTGTCTTCCCGCCGTCTGCGGCAGGGTCTGCCCCCAGGAAGACCAGTGCGAGAAACTCTGTATACTGGGAAAGAAATTCGAACCCGTCGCGATCGGACGGCTTGAACGGTTTGCCGCCGACTACGAGCGGTCTTCGGGCATCGTGGACATTCCCGCCCCCGCCGCCCCGACGGGCAAGAGGGTGGCCGTTGTCGGAGCCGGACCGGCGGGTCTTACCATCGCCGGCGACCTGGTCCAGTTGGGCCACGAGGTGACCATATTCGAGGCCCTGCACAAAGCCGGCGGCGTTCTGGTCTACGGTATTCCCGAGTTCAGGCTTCCCAAGGCAATCGTCGACGCCGAGGTTGATTATCTCCGGAAACTTGGTGTCAAGCTGGTCACGGACGCCGTGATCGGGCGGCTGAAAACAATTGACGATCTCTTTGACGAGGGTTTCCATGCCGTGTTTCTCGGCGTGGGAGCCGGCGCCCCGGTCTTCATGAACATCCCCGGCGAAAACCTGAACGGCATATACTCGGCCAACGAGTACCTGACCCGATCGAACCTTATGAAGGCCTATCGCTTTCCCGAGTATGACACCCCTATCGCCGGAGGCAAAAACGTTGCCGTCATCGGCGGCGGGAACGTGGCCATGGACTCGGTGAGAACGGCACTGCGGCTGGGAGCGGACAACGCCTACATCATCTACCGCCGGACCGAAAAGGAAATGCCCGCGCGGCAGGAAGAAATTCACCATGCCCATGAAGAAGGCGTCCAGTTCAAGCTTCTGCACAATCCTGTAGAGTACATCGGCGACGAACACGGCTGGGTGAAGCAGATCCGCTGCATCCGCATGGAACTGGGGGAACCCGACGCCTCCGGCAGGCGGAGACCCATTCCCATCGAGGGGTCGGAATTCGAGATCGACGTCGACACAGTTGTTGTCGCCATCGGCACCAATGCCAACCCCATCATTCCCCAGACCACGCCGGGACTTGAAACCAACAAGTGGGGATACATCGTCACGAAGGACGAATCAGGCCTCACCAGCCGCGAGGGCGTGTATGCCGGCGGCGACATCGTCACGGGGGGCGCCACGGTTATCCTCGCCATGGGGGCGGCGAGAACCGCCTCGCGTGCCATCAACGAATACCTGAGCGGCGCCTGA
- a CDS encoding sulfide/dihydroorotate dehydrogenase-like FAD/NAD-binding protein, which yields MNTVLEKKYLHESVVKLVLEAPEIARKRLPGQFIVLMIGDRGERIPLTIVESDTERGTISIISQTVGKTTADLAELEAGDSIKHVLGPLGRPTEIENFGTSVCIGGGVGVGVVYPIATALKEKGNRVISIIGARTKDLLILEEEMSRASDELIAATDDGSYGYHGFVSGVLQELIDKGTTIDRVFAIGPVPMMRVICNVTKPYGIKTIVSLNPIMVDATGMCGACRVSVAGKTQFGCVDGPEFDGHDVDFDLLMNRLRMYSDQERQAMECRCAHDGK from the coding sequence CTGGTCCTCGAGGCTCCGGAAATCGCTCGAAAGCGCCTGCCGGGACAGTTCATCGTTCTGATGATCGGCGATCGGGGCGAGAGGATTCCCCTCACCATTGTCGAGTCCGACACGGAACGGGGTACCATCTCCATCATCTCCCAGACCGTGGGGAAAACCACGGCTGACCTGGCCGAACTCGAGGCGGGCGATTCGATCAAGCACGTACTGGGCCCGCTGGGACGACCCACGGAAATCGAAAACTTCGGAACATCCGTCTGTATCGGCGGCGGTGTCGGCGTGGGGGTCGTGTACCCCATAGCGACGGCCCTGAAGGAAAAGGGCAACAGGGTCATCTCCATTATCGGCGCCCGGACAAAGGATCTGCTGATACTGGAAGAGGAGATGAGCCGCGCCAGCGATGAACTGATCGCGGCAACCGATGACGGAAGTTACGGCTATCACGGCTTTGTCAGTGGCGTTCTCCAGGAACTCATCGACAAGGGAACAACCATTGACCGTGTCTTCGCCATCGGACCCGTGCCCATGATGCGTGTCATCTGTAACGTCACAAAACCCTATGGAATCAAAACCATCGTCAGCCTCAACCCCATCATGGTGGACGCCACGGGAATGTGCGGTGCCTGCCGGGTATCGGTGGCGGGGAAAACACAATTCGGATGCGTGGACGGACCCGAATTCGACGGCCATGATGTTGATTTCGACCTCTTGATGAATCGCCTTCGCATGTACTCCGACCAGGAACGACAGGCGATGGAATGCAGGTGCGCACATGACGGAAAATAA